One window of Aliarcobacter lanthieri genomic DNA carries:
- a CDS encoding winged helix-turn-helix transcriptional regulator, which produces MYCINNKEYKCSVAVTLDIFNDRWKLAIIWHLLDGQKRFKELHEDICEITQKTLTIKLKELEEKKIIHREVYAEVPPKVIYSLTSSGEKLRPVLENMYEWGIDYVKEFGEVTCENSCANNFYK; this is translated from the coding sequence ATGTATTGTATAAATAATAAAGAATATAAATGTAGTGTTGCAGTAACACTTGATATTTTTAATGATAGATGGAAACTAGCCATTATTTGGCACTTACTTGATGGTCAAAAAAGATTTAAAGAGTTACATGAAGACATATGTGAAATAACACAAAAAACTCTAACAATTAAATTAAAAGAGCTAGAAGAAAAAAAGATTATTCATAGAGAGGTGTATGCTGAAGTTCCACCAAAAGTTATATATAGTCTAACTTCTAGTGGAGAAAAATTACGTCCTGTTTTAGAAAATATGTATGAATGGGGAATTGATTATGTAAAAGAGTTTGGAGAAGTAACTTGTGAAAACTCTTGTGCAAATAATTTCTATAAATAA
- a CDS encoding NAD(P)H-dependent oxidoreductase produces the protein MKKVLILNGHQYYDIVARGELTQKIIDKATQFFINNGFEVKHTDIDKGYKVEDEIEKLIWADYVLFQYPVYWMGVPWIAKKYFDEVLTQGKHYKNDGRSRDDISKTYGSGGLLKGEYMLSLTYNCPKSEFNNKEGFFDGLSLDEANIAAHKTFQFCGLTPLKTYSIHDIFKGDMDLNKELVQFENTLKENFL, from the coding sequence ATGAAGAAAGTTTTAATTTTAAATGGACATCAGTATTATGATATCGTTGCTCGTGGTGAACTAACACAAAAAATAATAGATAAGGCAACACAATTTTTTATCAATAATGGTTTTGAAGTAAAACATACAGATATTGATAAAGGATATAAAGTAGAAGATGAGATTGAAAAACTTATTTGGGCAGATTATGTTTTATTTCAATATCCTGTATATTGGATGGGTGTTCCTTGGATTGCAAAAAAATATTTTGATGAAGTTTTAACTCAAGGAAAGCATTATAAAAATGATGGTCGAAGTAGAGATGATATTTCAAAAACTTATGGAAGTGGAGGTTTACTAAAAGGAGAGTATATGTTAAGTCTAACTTACAATTGTCCAAAGAGTGAATTCAATAATAAAGAAGGTTTTTTTGATGGTTTATCTTTAGATGAAGCAAATATTGCTGCTCATAAAACTTTCCAATTTTGTGGGTTAACTCCACTTAAAACATATTCTATTCATGATATTTTTAAAGGAGATATGGATTTAAACAAAGAGTTAGTACAATTTGAAAATACTCTAAAAGAGAATTTTCTATAA
- a CDS encoding NAD(P)H-dependent oxidoreductase: MEKAFMEAMNFRHACKAFDETKKVSDDNIKYILEAGRKSPSSFGQEGWKFLVITNEELKAKLRPYCWNQVQITSCSHLVVILVALDNLKPDSKVPAKRFSRRELPKEKIDAYVELYANHLKITGVLDSDRTLYAWGARQTYIALANMMTAAAVKGIDSCPIEGFDKYEVEKVLSLDTKEYQVSAILPLGYRINPQSTQMRLPFEEVVEFIK; the protein is encoded by the coding sequence ATGGAAAAAGCATTTATGGAAGCTATGAACTTTAGACATGCTTGCAAAGCTTTTGATGAAACAAAGAAAGTTAGTGATGATAATATAAAATATATTCTTGAAGCAGGGCGAAAATCTCCATCTTCTTTTGGACAAGAAGGTTGGAAATTTTTAGTTATTACAAATGAAGAATTAAAAGCTAAATTAAGACCATATTGTTGGAACCAAGTTCAAATTACTTCTTGCTCACATTTAGTTGTAATTTTAGTTGCTCTTGATAATTTAAAACCAGATAGTAAAGTTCCAGCAAAAAGATTTTCAAGAAGGGAATTACCAAAAGAAAAAATAGATGCTTATGTAGAACTTTATGCAAATCATTTGAAAATTACTGGCGTTTTAGATAGTGATAGAACTTTATACGCTTGGGGTGCAAGACAAACATATATTGCCTTAGCAAATATGATGACAGCGGCAGCAGTTAAAGGAATAGATTCTTGTCCTATTGAAGGATTTGATAAATATGAAGTAGAAAAAGTTTTATCTTTGGATACAAAAGAGTATCAAGTAAGTGCTATTCTACCTTTGGGATATAGAATCAATCCACAATCAACTCAAATGAGATTACCTTTTGAAGAAGTAGTTGAATTTATAAAATAA
- a CDS encoding ABC-F family ATP-binding cassette domain-containing protein codes for MVQTVNLKKAFGARVLFQDINLKLDTGKRYGLIGANGAGKTTFLKILSGQEEATEGEVQIQNGKKVGVLSQNQFAFENFTLFDTVLMGNKRLYDAVKEKEELYMSPEFTDEVNNRLAELEIVCCEEDPTYEYDIKVTKILEDLGFPSSTHQNLMSTLTGGDKVKILLAQVLYPKPDILFLDEPTNNLDIETIGWLENQLQHHEGTMVVISHDRHFLNAVCTNILDVDFKKIREFSGTYDDWYIASTLIAKQQQADVNKKQKEKEELEKFIARFSANASKAKQATSRQKQLDKLDIQAIEVSSRRDPSIIFRQKREVGKELLSVKNISKSYGDKVVLNDISFTLEKGDKIALIGQNGIGKTTLCEILMGNLQPDNGEVLWGATIQNSYFPQNTTDIITGDMTLYDWLRGFDRDADIGEIRNCLGRMLFNGQEQEKKVNACSGGEKHRMMLSKIMLEQGNFLVLDEPTNHLDLEAIIALGEGLHEYVGSIICVSHDRELLDAYANRIIEIQPDGTIIDFKGSYEEFNESKENK; via the coding sequence ATGGTACAAACTGTAAATCTAAAAAAAGCTTTTGGTGCAAGAGTTTTATTTCAGGATATAAATTTAAAACTTGATACTGGAAAAAGATATGGACTTATTGGAGCAAATGGTGCTGGTAAGACAACTTTCTTAAAAATACTTTCAGGACAAGAAGAGGCAACTGAAGGAGAAGTACAAATTCAAAATGGTAAAAAAGTAGGGGTTTTATCTCAAAATCAATTTGCTTTTGAAAACTTTACTCTATTTGATACTGTTTTAATGGGTAATAAAAGACTTTATGATGCTGTAAAAGAGAAAGAAGAATTGTATATGAGTCCAGAATTTACAGATGAAGTAAATAATAGACTTGCTGAATTAGAAATAGTTTGTTGTGAAGAAGATCCAACTTATGAATATGATATTAAAGTTACAAAAATTTTAGAAGATTTAGGATTTCCTTCTTCAACTCATCAAAATTTAATGAGTACTTTAACAGGTGGAGATAAAGTTAAAATACTTTTAGCACAAGTTTTATATCCAAAACCTGATATTTTATTCTTAGATGAACCTACGAATAACCTTGATATCGAAACTATCGGATGGCTTGAAAATCAACTTCAACACCATGAAGGAACAATGGTTGTTATTTCTCACGATAGACACTTTTTAAATGCTGTTTGTACAAATATTTTAGATGTTGATTTTAAAAAAATTAGAGAGTTTAGTGGAACTTATGATGATTGGTATATTGCTTCAACTTTAATAGCAAAACAACAACAAGCTGATGTTAATAAAAAACAAAAAGAGAAAGAAGAGCTTGAAAAGTTTATTGCTAGATTTAGTGCAAATGCTTCAAAAGCAAAACAAGCAACTTCAAGACAAAAACAGCTTGATAAATTAGATATTCAAGCTATTGAAGTATCAAGTAGAAGAGATCCATCTATTATTTTTAGACAAAAAAGAGAAGTTGGAAAAGAGTTGTTGAGTGTTAAAAATATTTCAAAATCTTATGGGGATAAAGTAGTACTAAATGATATATCATTTACTTTAGAAAAAGGTGATAAAATAGCACTTATTGGACAAAATGGTATTGGAAAAACAACACTTTGTGAAATTTTAATGGGTAATTTGCAACCTGATAATGGAGAAGTTTTATGGGGTGCAACTATTCAAAACTCATATTTCCCACAAAATACAACTGATATTATAACTGGTGATATGACTTTATATGATTGGTTAAGAGGTTTTGATAGAGATGCTGATATTGGTGAGATTAGAAATTGTTTAGGAAGAATGTTATTTAATGGTCAAGAACAAGAGAAAAAAGTAAATGCTTGTTCTGGTGGAGAAAAACATAGAATGATGCTTTCTAAAATTATGTTAGAACAAGGTAATTTTTTAGTATTAGATGAACCAACAAACCACTTAGATTTAGAGGCTATTATTGCTTTAGGTGAAGGTTTACATGAATATGTAGGCTCTATAATTTGTGTATCACATGATAGAGAGTTATTAGATGCTTATGCAAATAGAATTATAGAAATTCAACCAGATGGAACTATAATTGACTTTAAAGGAAGTTATGAAGAGTTTAATGAGTCTAAAGAAAATAAATAG
- a CDS encoding acyl-CoA thioesterase has product MENLKREKSLTMTMLMTPEKANFSGKNVHGGEILKMLDQVAYACAARYTGNYAVTLSVDMVLFKNPIKIGSLVTFHASVNYTGRTSMEIGIKVISEDIKDNSIKNTNVCYFTMVSVDENGTPVPVPKLELITEDDKRRYNDALQRREIRMSSRHAKQ; this is encoded by the coding sequence ATGGAAAATTTAAAAAGAGAAAAATCACTTACTATGACAATGCTTATGACACCTGAAAAAGCAAATTTCTCAGGTAAAAATGTGCATGGTGGTGAAATATTGAAAATGTTAGATCAAGTAGCTTATGCTTGTGCTGCTAGATATACAGGAAATTATGCAGTTACACTATCAGTTGATATGGTTTTATTTAAAAATCCAATTAAAATTGGTTCATTAGTAACTTTTCATGCTTCAGTAAATTATACAGGAAGAACTTCTATGGAAATAGGTATAAAAGTAATTTCTGAAGATATAAAAGATAATTCAATAAAAAATACAAATGTTTGCTATTTTACTATGGTTTCTGTTGATGAGAATGGAACTCCTGTTCCTGTACCAAAACTTGAGCTTATTACTGAAGATGATAAAAGAAGATATAACGATGCTTTACAAAGAAGAGAAATTAGAATGTCATCAAGACATGCAAAACAATAA
- the ligA gene encoding NAD-dependent DNA ligase LigA, which produces MTKEEYDKDIKTLITWAKAYYVYDEPIASDEEYDLLARECLEFEKNNPDLVNPNSPNKRVGGIVLEGFSKANHLSRMWSQEDIFNTKELEDWIKRASKVGDNLEFFCQPKFDGVSLNLIYEDGILKQAITRGDGQIGEDVTQNAYTIQSIPLKIDEKSLIEIRGEVVIKKVDFESINKDRIKNNEVPFSNPRNASAGSLRQLDSNITAKRKLFFNVWGVGQNSLHFAKTSEMMKYIFSLGFIEAPMQTLVKSIDEIENIYTNMVNKRDDFPMLLDGMVIKIDDIQTQEDLGFTQKFPRWSCAYKFPALEKTTKLKDIILQVGRTGVITPVAVVEPVLIEGANIERATLHNFDEINRLDLKINDSVIIIRSGDVIPKITKVLSDRRTGDEKEILKPTLCPDCSSELLVEDIMIKCQNLDCPSRVVNSIIYFASKNCMNIDGLGDKIVEQLVREKKIFDILDLYSLKYEDLETLEGFREKKITNILNAIKNTKGSDLHRVINALGIEHIGEVASKQICFEFGLNIVDVTYEELIKLDGIGEQMANSILEFMRVNKDIVLKLFKIIEPIVVQKVEAEDNIFKNKIVVITGTMTKSRNEIKEILENLGAKISSSVSKKTDFVIYGEDAGSKYDKAIELKIKLLTEDEMNELIKN; this is translated from the coding sequence ATGACAAAAGAAGAGTATGATAAAGATATAAAAACATTGATAACTTGGGCAAAAGCTTATTATGTTTATGATGAACCAATTGCTAGTGATGAAGAGTATGATTTATTAGCAAGAGAATGTTTAGAATTTGAAAAAAACAATCCTGATTTGGTAAATCCAAATTCCCCAAATAAAAGAGTTGGTGGGATAGTTTTAGAAGGATTTTCAAAAGCAAATCATTTAAGCCGAATGTGGAGTCAAGAAGATATTTTTAATACAAAAGAACTAGAAGATTGGATAAAAAGAGCATCAAAAGTTGGTGATAATTTAGAATTTTTTTGTCAACCAAAATTTGATGGTGTTTCACTAAACCTAATTTATGAAGATGGTATTTTAAAACAAGCAATAACAAGAGGTGATGGGCAAATAGGTGAAGATGTTACTCAAAATGCTTATACAATACAATCTATTCCACTAAAAATTGATGAAAAATCTTTAATCGAAATTCGTGGTGAAGTTGTAATAAAAAAAGTTGACTTTGAATCTATAAATAAAGACCGAATAAAAAACAATGAAGTTCCATTTTCAAATCCAAGAAATGCTAGTGCTGGAAGTTTAAGACAACTTGATTCAAATATCACAGCAAAAAGGAAACTATTTTTTAATGTTTGGGGAGTTGGACAAAATAGTCTACATTTTGCAAAAACTTCAGAAATGATGAAATATATATTTTCCTTAGGATTTATAGAAGCTCCTATGCAAACTTTAGTAAAATCTATTGATGAAATAGAAAATATTTATACAAATATGGTAAATAAAAGAGATGATTTTCCAATGCTTTTAGATGGAATGGTTATAAAAATAGATGATATTCAAACACAAGAAGATTTAGGTTTTACTCAAAAATTTCCAAGATGGTCATGTGCATATAAATTTCCAGCATTAGAAAAAACTACAAAATTAAAAGATATTATATTACAAGTAGGAAGAACAGGAGTTATAACACCAGTTGCAGTTGTTGAACCAGTTTTAATAGAAGGTGCTAATATAGAACGGGCAACTCTACATAATTTTGATGAGATAAATAGACTTGATTTAAAAATCAATGATAGTGTAATCATAATTAGAAGTGGTGATGTAATTCCAAAAATTACTAAAGTTTTATCAGATAGAAGAACTGGTGATGAAAAAGAGATTTTAAAACCAACTTTATGTCCTGATTGCTCTAGTGAACTTTTAGTAGAAGATATTATGATTAAATGTCAAAATCTTGATTGTCCATCAAGGGTTGTAAATTCAATAATTTATTTTGCTAGTAAAAACTGTATGAATATTGATGGACTGGGAGATAAAATAGTTGAGCAACTAGTACGTGAGAAGAAAATTTTTGATATTTTAGATTTATACTCTTTAAAATATGAAGATTTGGAAACTCTTGAAGGTTTTAGAGAAAAAAAGATAACTAATATTTTAAATGCTATCAAAAATACAAAAGGAAGTGATCTTCATAGAGTTATAAATGCTTTAGGTATAGAACATATAGGAGAAGTAGCATCCAAACAAATATGTTTTGAATTTGGATTGAATATTGTGGATGTAACATATGAAGAACTTATAAAACTTGATGGTATTGGTGAACAAATGGCAAATTCAATATTAGAATTTATGAGAGTAAATAAAGATATTGTTTTAAAACTATTTAAAATTATTGAACCTATTGTTGTACAAAAAGTAGAAGCAGAAGATAATATCTTTAAAAATAAAATAGTCGTTATAACTGGGACTATGACTAAAAGTAGAAATGAAATAAAAGAAATTTTAGAAAATCTTGGAGCAAAGATATCTTCAAGTGTATCTAAAAAAACTGATTTTGTAATCTATGGAGAAGATGCAGGAAGTAAATATGATAAGGCTATAGAGCTAAAAATCAAACTTTTAACTGAAGATGAAATGAATGAACTAATCAAAAATTAG
- a CDS encoding glutathionylspermidine synthase family protein, whose amino-acid sequence MKLEKLSPLTNEYLESIGFIWHTDSDNSSYISDELVVISEEEAENYYEATNEIYDMFAEAGQYVIDNDLFHELNIPFNLVEIIKESWENDVHWHLYSRFDLAGGIDGNPIKLIEFNADTPTSLFETAIIQWAILKKNGLNEESQFNNLYEALKDNFKRIITLDSDIEKFDEYYSKLGWKILFSSISSSNEDINTTKLLQHIASESGFNTDFEFIENVQFSDDGIFKNDELFEFWFKLIPWEDIAIEESQLALILTEIIKEKKAIIFNPAYTLMFQSKAFMKILWDLYPNHPLLLETSFEPLEGKKYVEKRAFGREGANTKIVNADGSIDEQTSGEYEGHKAIYQEYIEFPKDEKGNFYQAGVFYAYEACALGFRRGGKILNNMSKFVGHIIK is encoded by the coding sequence ATGAAATTAGAGAAATTAAGCCCTTTAACAAATGAATATTTAGAAAGTATAGGTTTTATTTGGCATACAGATAGTGATAATAGTTCATATATTAGTGATGAATTAGTTGTAATATCAGAAGAAGAAGCTGAGAATTACTATGAAGCAACTAATGAAATTTATGATATGTTTGCAGAAGCTGGGCAATATGTGATTGATAATGACTTATTTCATGAACTAAATATCCCTTTTAATTTAGTTGAAATTATAAAAGAATCATGGGAAAATGATGTACATTGGCATTTGTATTCAAGATTTGATTTAGCTGGTGGGATTGATGGTAATCCTATAAAATTAATAGAATTTAATGCCGATACTCCAACTTCACTTTTTGAAACAGCTATTATACAATGGGCAATCTTAAAGAAAAATGGCTTAAATGAAGAAAGTCAATTTAACAATCTTTATGAAGCATTAAAAGATAATTTCAAAAGAATTATCACTTTAGATAGTGATATTGAAAAATTTGATGAATATTACTCTAAGCTTGGTTGGAAAATACTATTTTCTAGTATTTCTAGTTCAAATGAAGATATAAATACTACAAAACTTTTACAACATATAGCTAGTGAATCTGGATTTAATACAGATTTTGAATTTATAGAAAATGTACAATTTAGTGATGATGGAATTTTTAAAAATGATGAACTATTTGAGTTTTGGTTTAAACTTATTCCTTGGGAAGATATAGCTATTGAAGAGAGTCAATTAGCACTTATTTTGACTGAAATCATAAAAGAAAAGAAAGCTATTATTTTTAATCCAGCATATACTTTAATGTTCCAATCAAAAGCATTTATGAAAATATTATGGGATTTATATCCAAATCATCCACTTTTACTTGAAACATCTTTTGAACCTTTAGAAGGTAAAAAATATGTAGAAAAAAGAGCTTTTGGAAGAGAAGGAGCAAATACAAAAATAGTAAATGCTGATGGTAGTATAGATGAACAAACAAGTGGAGAGTATGAAGGACATAAAGCTATATATCAAGAATATATAGAGTTTCCAAAAGATGAAAAAGGAAATTTTTATCAAGCTGGAGTTTTTTATGCTTATGAAGCTTGTGCTTTAGGATTTAGAAGAGGTGGAAAGATTTTGAATAATATGTCAAAATTTGTAGGGCATATCATAAAATAA
- a CDS encoding UPF0323 family lipoprotein, producing MKKRNYIKKISDYSMVGGLGAVLVLGLVGCNDTNQQQNQTGDSFTNASQQQGAFVVIEQASDGSYKIADEFPASKTTIVLRSPDGSERILSQEEIDKLVKEEEAKIDSGTSPLTNPEMSSGGMGLGGVLLSSIAGAMIGSWLGNKLFNNQNFNNQKAAQYKSPQTYSKSQSSFNKPAGSTGSSGASKQSGFFGNKSSTTGSSNTSTSKGG from the coding sequence TTGAAAAAGAGAAATTATATTAAAAAGATTTCAGACTACTCAATGGTTGGTGGTTTAGGTGCTGTTTTAGTGCTTGGATTAGTTGGGTGTAACGATACAAATCAACAACAAAATCAAACTGGAGATTCTTTTACAAATGCTTCACAACAACAAGGTGCTTTTGTAGTAATAGAACAAGCAAGTGATGGAAGCTACAAAATTGCAGATGAATTTCCTGCTAGTAAAACTACTATTGTTTTAAGAAGTCCAGATGGAAGTGAAAGAATATTATCTCAAGAAGAGATAGATAAGCTTGTAAAAGAAGAAGAAGCTAAAATAGATTCGGGAACATCTCCTCTTACAAATCCAGAAATGAGTAGTGGAGGAATGGGGCTTGGTGGAGTTTTATTATCTTCTATTGCTGGAGCTATGATAGGTTCTTGGCTTGGAAATAAATTATTTAATAATCAAAATTTCAACAATCAAAAAGCAGCTCAATACAAATCTCCACAAACATATAGTAAATCACAAAGTTCATTTAATAAACCAGCAGGATCAACAGGATCAAGTGGAGCTTCAAAACAAAGTGGTTTCTTTGGTAATAAATCTTCAACTACTGGTTCATCAAATACATCAACATCAAAAGGTGGATGA